One window of the Bombus affinis isolate iyBomAffi1 chromosome 10, iyBomAffi1.2, whole genome shotgun sequence genome contains the following:
- the LOC126921199 gene encoding high-affinity choline transporter 1-like isoform X1 yields the protein MGVYVIGLIGVIVFYVLVLGVGIWAGTVKKKKSRHGQDAMILADRGLGPILGIFTLIATWVGGAYVNGTAELMFTRGLAWCQVPFGYSLSLLFGAVLFVRPMRKAEHVTMLDPFQERYGAGVGGLLFLPALCGDLFWCAAVLRALGSSLAVVAGVEPEISIVASALLAAVYTVFGGLYSVACTDVLQLACIVIGLGVSAPFSALHPAVSFEKNLAPHEWLGEIKNEDLGEWVDCMLLLVFGGIPWQGYFQRILSMRSTSIATALSIASMFGCMILAFPSALIGVVARATDWSSVEGFNKSIIAHDGNVLPIVLRYLTPQWVSFVGLGAISAAVMSSADSSILASSSMFSRNVYRLTLRPKATERELNWILRISVVIITVLSTLIALTVDSVYYLSYLSSDLVYVVLFPQLLTVIHWPSLVDTYGCLAGYFVAIVLRLCGGERGLGVPALIEYPFYDTETQSQKFPFRTGAMIVALFTQLITSFFTRNFLGKGYFPRCCDVLSVYSPGKSKDQSGVVQSSSGAALMDTSSVNKSTSGMDSCDGIGPGSYDDDRTTSNSVEDMTDRGDSGTIATDSYEKDTTKVNSVGSAVQKANQSLQHLQTLRNTIHTSSISGRHTPTPNQYAPIQSNEVSRGQILGVRNLRGSMGQMLLPTDRPTIPPNNNASIVNVPTNPTVANPMTPGPHYTKSNDGSLLNDKARENERISIVDRGNTEFSVPDNMLTTINVKKNVKGVKLVGMEGGTLRRPSLQGTFSPTPSVELVHILDRRQSSSSYGPGSLSPVPMGVEACKTHGTALEGQGGNEHCRIKRGIVRHHSFNDTGDRALTTLARQPTYPSMPLRPEDCRMTLAKKDRRTSTIARHGSVTTEKELSGCTTGLVVCSPTYNMYSSAVKNSNYFVTDDEAVSRF from the exons ATGGGGGTATACGTGATAGGTTTGATAGGCGTGATCGTATTTTATGTGTTGGTGTTGGGTGTTGGCATTTGGGCAGGTACTGTGAAGAAGAAAAAGTCACGTCATGGCCAAGACGCAATGATATTGGCGGATCGTGGTTTAGGCCCGATCCTCGGTATCTTCACTTTGATCG CCACGTGGGTTGGCGGCGCCTACGTGAACGGGACCGCTGAATTGATGTTTACCAGAGGATTGGCCTGGTGTCAAGTGCCCTTCGGTTACAGCCTCAGTCTACTGTTCG GTGCGGTGTTATTTGTACGACCAATGAGGAAAGCGGAGCATGTGACTATGCTGGATCCTTTTCAAGAGAGATATGGCGCCGGGGTCGGAGGACTGTTGTTCCTTCCTGCTCTATGTGGTGATTTGTTCTGGTGTGCTGCGGTGCTGAGAGCATTGGGAAGCTCGTTGGCTGTAGTGGCTGGCGTGGAACCGGAGATCAGCATTGTCGCCTCTGCGCTCTTGGCAGCCGT GTATACCGTATTCGGCGGACTGTATTCCGTCGCATGCACCGATGTATTGCAGTTAGCGTGCATTGTAATCGGCTTGGGAGTGTCTGCTCCATTTTCCGCTCTTCACCCTGCTGTTTCTTTCGAGAAGAACCTAGCTCCGCACGAATGGCTGGGGGAAATTAAGAACGAGGACCTGGGCGAGTGGGTAGATTGTATGCTGTTGTTGGTATTTGGCGGTATACCTTGGCAG GGCTATTTCCAAAGGATCCTAAGTATGCGAAGCACATCAATAGCAACGGCTCTATCGATAGCATCGATGTTTGGCTGCATGATCCTCGCGTTTCCATCAGCTTTAATTGGTGTGGTGGCACGAGCCACTGATTGGTCATCCGTAGAAGGATTTAACAAGAGTATAATAGCACATGATGGGAATGTGTTACCGATTGTTCTTCGATATCTAACGCCGCAGTGGGTCTCCTTTGTCG GTTTGGGCGCCATTTCTGCAGCAGTTATGTCGTCAGCAGATTCAAGTATATTAGCCAGCAGTTCCATGTTCTCCAGGAACGTCTACAGACTCACATTAAGGCCAAAA GCAACCGAGAGGGAACTGAATTGGATACTCCGGATATCTGTTGTCATAATCACAGTACTGTCGACTTTAATAGCACTCACGGTGGACAGCGTTTATTATCTATC GTACTTGAGCTCTGATCTGGTTTATGTGGTGCTCTTCCCGCAATTATTAACCGTTATCCATTGGCCCTCTCTGGTCGACACTTATGGATGTCTCGCGGGTTACTTCGTGGCCATTGTTTTACGTCTTTGTG GCGGAGAAAGAGGATTGGGCGTGCCAGCTCTCATCGAATACCCTTTCTACGACACGGAAACGCAATCACAAAAATTCCCATTTCGCACTGGTGCCATGATCGTGGCTCTATTTACCCAGCTCATCACCAGTTTCTTTACAAGAAATTTTCTTGGTAAAGGTTATTTTCCCCGATGTTGCGATGTTCTTAGTGTATATTCGCCTGGGAAATCGAAAGACCAATCTGGGGTTGTACAGAGCAGCTCTGGTGCCGCTCTAATGGATACTTCCTCTGTCAAT AAATCCACCTCTGGAATGGACTCGTGTGATGGGATCGGACCCGGCAGCTATGACGACGACCGCACTACTTCCAATTCAGTGGAAGACATGACTGATCGGGGAGACAGTGGGACCATAGCCACCGATTCTTACGAAAAAGACACTACCAAGGTCAACAGCGTCGGATCAGCCGTTCAAAAAGCAAACCAAAGCCTTCAACACCTTCAAACCTTAAGAAACACAATCCATACGAGCTCGATCAGCGGTAGACACACTCCAACTCCCAATCAGTACGCCCCTATACAGAGCAACGAAGTGTCCAGAGGCCAAATATTAGGTGTAAGAAACCTAAGGGGTTCCATGGGTCAAATGCTCTTACCAACTGATCGACCAACTATACCTCCAAATAACAATGCAAGCATAGTGAATGTGCCAACGAATCCCACTGTAGCTAACCCTATGACTCCGGGTCCTCATTACACCAAATCTAATGATGGATCTTTGTTAAACGATAAAGCGAGAGAAAACGAGAGGATCAGTATCGTGGACAGAGGAAACACGGAATTCAGTGTCCCAGATAATATGTTAACTACCATCAACGTTAAGAAGAACGTGAAGGGTGTGAAGCTGGTTGGTATGGAGGGTGGCACCTTGAGGAGACCATCGTTACAG GGCACTTTTTCACCGACACCGTCGGTGGAGCTTGTCCACATTTTGGATAGGAGACAGAGCAGTAGTTCGTACGGACCTGGATCACTTTCTCCCGTTCCTATGGGAGTAGAGGCGTGCAAAACCCATGGGACAGCGTTAGAGGGACAGGGTGGAAATGAACATTGCAGAATCAAAAGGGGCATCGTCAGGCATCATAG CTTCAATGACACTGGAGACCGAGCATTGACGACGTTGGCCAGACAGCCAACGTATCCATCGATGCCTTTGCGTCCTGAAGACTGTCGCATGACTCTGGCGAAGAAAGATAGAAGGACGTCGACAATCGCGCGACACGGTTCCGTGACGACTGAAAAGGAGCTGAGCGGTTGCACGACCGGACTCGTCGTTTGTAGTCCTACTTACAACATGTACAGCTCGGCTGTGAAGAATTCCAACTACTTCGTGACTGACGACGAAGCGGTCAGCAGGTTTTAA
- the LOC126921199 gene encoding high-affinity choline transporter 1-like isoform X2, which produces MGVYVIGLIGVIVFYVLVLGVGIWAGTVKKKKSRHGQDAMILADRGLGPILGIFTLIATWVGGAYVNGTAELMFTRGLAWCQVPFGYSLSLLFGAVLFVRPMRKAEHVTMLDPFQERYGAGVGGLLFLPALCGDLFWCAAVLRALGSSLAVVAGVEPEISIVASALLAAVYTVFGGLYSVACTDVLQLACIVIGLGVSAPFSALHPAVSFEKNLAPHEWLGEIKNEDLGEWVDCMLLLVFGGIPWQGYFQRILSMRSTSIATALSIASMFGCMILAFPSALIGVVARATDWSSVEGFNKSIIAHDGNVLPIVLRYLTPQWVSFVGLGAISAAVMSSADSSILASSSMFSRNVYRLTLRPKATERELNWILRISVVIITVLSTLIALTVDSVYYLSYLSSDLVYVVLFPQLLTVIHWPSLVDTYGCLAGYFVAIVLRLCGGERGLGVPALIEYPFYDTETQSQKFPFRTGAMIVALFTQLITSFFTRNFLGKGYFPRCCDVLSVYSPGKSKDQSGVVQSSSGAALMDTSSVNKSTSGMDSCDGIGPGSYDDDRTTSNSVEDMTDRGDSGTIATDSYEKDTTKVNSVGSAVQKANQSLQHLQTLRNTIHTSSISGRHTPTPNQYAPIQSNEVSRGQILGVRNLRGSMGQMLLPTDRPTIPPNNNASIVNVPTNPTVANPMTPGPHYTKSNDGSLLNDKARENERISIVDRGNTEFSVPDNMLTTINVKKNVKGVKLVGMEGGTLRRPSLQFQVYELTLESSCIMMY; this is translated from the exons ATGGGGGTATACGTGATAGGTTTGATAGGCGTGATCGTATTTTATGTGTTGGTGTTGGGTGTTGGCATTTGGGCAGGTACTGTGAAGAAGAAAAAGTCACGTCATGGCCAAGACGCAATGATATTGGCGGATCGTGGTTTAGGCCCGATCCTCGGTATCTTCACTTTGATCG CCACGTGGGTTGGCGGCGCCTACGTGAACGGGACCGCTGAATTGATGTTTACCAGAGGATTGGCCTGGTGTCAAGTGCCCTTCGGTTACAGCCTCAGTCTACTGTTCG GTGCGGTGTTATTTGTACGACCAATGAGGAAAGCGGAGCATGTGACTATGCTGGATCCTTTTCAAGAGAGATATGGCGCCGGGGTCGGAGGACTGTTGTTCCTTCCTGCTCTATGTGGTGATTTGTTCTGGTGTGCTGCGGTGCTGAGAGCATTGGGAAGCTCGTTGGCTGTAGTGGCTGGCGTGGAACCGGAGATCAGCATTGTCGCCTCTGCGCTCTTGGCAGCCGT GTATACCGTATTCGGCGGACTGTATTCCGTCGCATGCACCGATGTATTGCAGTTAGCGTGCATTGTAATCGGCTTGGGAGTGTCTGCTCCATTTTCCGCTCTTCACCCTGCTGTTTCTTTCGAGAAGAACCTAGCTCCGCACGAATGGCTGGGGGAAATTAAGAACGAGGACCTGGGCGAGTGGGTAGATTGTATGCTGTTGTTGGTATTTGGCGGTATACCTTGGCAG GGCTATTTCCAAAGGATCCTAAGTATGCGAAGCACATCAATAGCAACGGCTCTATCGATAGCATCGATGTTTGGCTGCATGATCCTCGCGTTTCCATCAGCTTTAATTGGTGTGGTGGCACGAGCCACTGATTGGTCATCCGTAGAAGGATTTAACAAGAGTATAATAGCACATGATGGGAATGTGTTACCGATTGTTCTTCGATATCTAACGCCGCAGTGGGTCTCCTTTGTCG GTTTGGGCGCCATTTCTGCAGCAGTTATGTCGTCAGCAGATTCAAGTATATTAGCCAGCAGTTCCATGTTCTCCAGGAACGTCTACAGACTCACATTAAGGCCAAAA GCAACCGAGAGGGAACTGAATTGGATACTCCGGATATCTGTTGTCATAATCACAGTACTGTCGACTTTAATAGCACTCACGGTGGACAGCGTTTATTATCTATC GTACTTGAGCTCTGATCTGGTTTATGTGGTGCTCTTCCCGCAATTATTAACCGTTATCCATTGGCCCTCTCTGGTCGACACTTATGGATGTCTCGCGGGTTACTTCGTGGCCATTGTTTTACGTCTTTGTG GCGGAGAAAGAGGATTGGGCGTGCCAGCTCTCATCGAATACCCTTTCTACGACACGGAAACGCAATCACAAAAATTCCCATTTCGCACTGGTGCCATGATCGTGGCTCTATTTACCCAGCTCATCACCAGTTTCTTTACAAGAAATTTTCTTGGTAAAGGTTATTTTCCCCGATGTTGCGATGTTCTTAGTGTATATTCGCCTGGGAAATCGAAAGACCAATCTGGGGTTGTACAGAGCAGCTCTGGTGCCGCTCTAATGGATACTTCCTCTGTCAAT AAATCCACCTCTGGAATGGACTCGTGTGATGGGATCGGACCCGGCAGCTATGACGACGACCGCACTACTTCCAATTCAGTGGAAGACATGACTGATCGGGGAGACAGTGGGACCATAGCCACCGATTCTTACGAAAAAGACACTACCAAGGTCAACAGCGTCGGATCAGCCGTTCAAAAAGCAAACCAAAGCCTTCAACACCTTCAAACCTTAAGAAACACAATCCATACGAGCTCGATCAGCGGTAGACACACTCCAACTCCCAATCAGTACGCCCCTATACAGAGCAACGAAGTGTCCAGAGGCCAAATATTAGGTGTAAGAAACCTAAGGGGTTCCATGGGTCAAATGCTCTTACCAACTGATCGACCAACTATACCTCCAAATAACAATGCAAGCATAGTGAATGTGCCAACGAATCCCACTGTAGCTAACCCTATGACTCCGGGTCCTCATTACACCAAATCTAATGATGGATCTTTGTTAAACGATAAAGCGAGAGAAAACGAGAGGATCAGTATCGTGGACAGAGGAAACACGGAATTCAGTGTCCCAGATAATATGTTAACTACCATCAACGTTAAGAAGAACGTGAAGGGTGTGAAGCTGGTTGGTATGGAGGGTGGCACCTTGAGGAGACCATCGTTACAG TTTCAGGTATATGAACTTACACTTGAGTCGTCTTGCATAATGATGTACTAG